One Zymoseptoria tritici IPO323 chromosome 5, whole genome shotgun sequence genomic window, TGCTTCGCAACGCCCAAGCATTTTCCTCGCAGCACTTTGACCTTGAATTCTTCGTCGATTCGCTTGTTGAGGTCCGTAATGAGGATGTTGTCTTCGTGGGTTCCGGGTTGTGGCATaggaggtggagagatgAGATGGACGGCAAAGGTGCCAACGCCTACTCCAAGGCCGAGGGCGATGGTCGTGAGGATCACGCGTggatggcggcggaggaaggacggtcgtggagagggcgaggcACTGGATGCATATCGTCGTGAGACGGGCTGGCGCTGTGAGGACAGGCGCCGAGCGGCACATTGACCTTGAGTCCGGAGTCCGTTCATCGTGATTGATCCGACGCTTGGTCGTAGACAAAGGGCGGTGGTCATGATGTGCGAACGGAGAACCGAGTCCAAGTTGAAGATCGAAGCTCTGCTCGGCTGAATTTCGGGCATTTCTGCGTGCCTGGTCTGTTGTATTTCCTCCATCCAACCAACTGTATGCTCCAATATGCGGGCGTATCTTGCTCGTCAATCTATCTCATCACGATCTTTAATGGCCTCGACGACTGACAAGGGATCTTGATGACAACTTCATCATGGCAAGCTCCGACCGGACAACAGAATCGCAGGTTTCGCAAATGGACTTTTCCAACAACACTCAAAATCCACCAGAGGCCGACAGCGATCGCCCTCAATCAATACCAAGACAATTCCATGATCTTGACGACCTTCACTCATATCTGATTCGCTCCTGGAACGAGCTCTCTCCCTCGGAACGAGTCAACGATCCAATACTCTACACAAGTGACGAACACGAAGCAGCCAGCGAGATCGTGACCCTCATATTGCTCGACAGTCTATCACAGGTGTTGGGCAGCGATGTGGCAAAAGCCCAGAGTCTCCTTTTCCCGGTgctatactacttcttactTGGTGAGGTCATGCCGGGATTGATAGGGCAGGTGTTGAAAGTGAAGTTGGTGGAAGTGGTGGAGATGCTGAGTGTCATGAATGAGGATGTATCTTTGCCGAGCTGGCTTGTACTGAGCGAACCCGTCAACGCTGCGGTCTCGAGGGTTCTCAAGGAGTGGGCGGACATGATGTCGAGTTCAGAGCGTGGACCATCAGTCAAGACGGTGAGAGAAGCGGTCATGCAGCGAGATTGGCGGCAGGATGGTCTGAAATCAAGCGCACCACCGGGCTGCGAGAAAGAAGTCGAGTTCCATCGCCGAATCGGGTTATTGACGATGAGCTGGGCTTCTCACGACATGTtctacgaagaagaactGCGGCAGGCATTTGCAGAGTTCGATTTCACCAGTCCTGTACTCACCAATGGACAGCTCCTGGATGCCGTCGATGCGGCATGGATGTAGGTGCTCCCGAACGGCGGCTGCGCATGTTACTAACAATGCGCTTAGTCCCAACCCACGACTCACCAAATCACTCCCGCCAGACAGTACAGCAGACCAGCCGCTATGCAACTCGGACAACCAGCTCCCAGAAAGAGCAGTAAATGCCGAATCCTACGGTCATCTATCGACCTTACGTATAGGTCGCAACCCAGCTGACTTTGTCAACTCGATCGTGAGTCGAGGTGCCAAAGCTCCGGAAGACCAAGGCTTGATGGAGTATACATCGTACTGGTTCAACGGTATTGCGCACGCCATTGCAGGTCTGAAAGACAATTTGAAAGTCGAAGTGGCTATTTCGGGGTTTCCTAGCCCTGGATTGCATACTAAGTAATTGAGCCTTTCGACACTGCAGTCCAAATTTGTGTGTCACACACAAGCCCTTCGATCTCAGAGCACACAATGTCAAGAAACGCACTCCTCGGCAGCTAGCGGAAATCCCGGTCTTGGCCTCATTTTTCGTTGATCTTAATATCGACGCACCCCGACAAAAGCAAAGCTGCTCCGATGACAAGCAGCGGAATAATACCTCCGTCATTCTCGAGAAAGGCACGCTCTGACAACCCCGCCGCGTCCAACATCTGAGCGACCTTTCGAATCTCCTCGACCGTCGACCCGGGGTTGCTCACGGCCTTCATAGCGGCATTGAGCTCCTTGCGGCGGGACTTGAACGCCTCTTTGAGCAAGTCGCAATCGCGGCCCAGCTGGTCATAGTCAACATCGTCAACGTCGAAATCGGCAAAGTCGATCAAAGCGCGGTGAGTGACGACATCGACGTTGGTGCTGATGTCCACTTTTTCGAGGTTTCGAGTCTCGATGAGCTTGGGCACGAGTTCGAGCTTGAAGGCGTGTTTGGAGCTTTCTGGGACACCTTCGAACGCGGATGGGATGGACACGAAGCCGCCTTTGATGCCGTCCAAGCCGCGAGACATGATGGGCTGCGAATATTGCTGTTGAGGCGTGCTAGCCAACCAGTCAGTGATACTTCGGCATAGGAGAAGCGCTAGGACTCACAGACTTTGCGGGCAGGCAATGGCAGTGTCTGGGCAATTGATGGCTCTTTGCTTGGTTGCAGCGTCAGGTTCGCATTGCGGATCTGCCTTCATTTTATGTCCTTTGAAAGCCCGGTCCTTGGCAGTCAGCTCACGGATGAATGCACGCATGAGCTGACCATAGCTTCGACGAGCAGTGGTCTGATGAGCGAGATGGAGTTCTGTCTCGTCGCATTGTTGGCCACACCTACTCAGCTCAGCTGTTCTCCACGCTGACTGTGCTTGTCATCGGTCTGGAACGTTCTGTCCGTGCTTCACCCGCGAGGAGTATGCGTACAGCTACTGCAACGTTGACTGGAAAGCTGGACAGCTGTGGAGTGACCATCTCCAACATCGAACAAAAATCTGGATCTCAGAAAGCAGTGACTATTCTGGAGTCAGCACCGGGCTTTCCAAGAATTAGATTGCTCGTCAAGACTCAGACATGATATCGCTGCTCTGTCAACGATGAGCATGGGAAAAGCACTGCTTTTCTCGTGGAAGCGAGCCTCCATTGTCTCGCTCTTGTTCAAACTTGCAGCATTGTTCTTCGAACGAGGTTCGGGTGCAACGACTATTGCCGCCAGTCCCATTCATGAACGCTCTCCATCGCAGAACAAGTCAAACAGATGTTCCGACGATGGCATCCTCATGATGAGCTCAGGGTGTCATGAGGTCAACTCGTCCCGCTCCATGTGAGCTCGACCATCACGCCAGGTCTCTCAGGCATACGAACCGCGTTCAGCAGCGCTTTCCCCCTTTGATCGTGACAGTGGAGCCCAATACCTGCATCTGATTGGCCAGATAGCTCTTGCAGGCGAGGCATGGCGTGTTGTCGTGCTGTCCTGGCTGGTGAAATCTCGCCAAACTTTTCCCACCATGAGACGATGCAACGACGCATCATTTGATCAGGGTATACTCGCTGGCGCACGTTGTTACACCCGGTGGATGCGCGGATGAGAAAGGACAGGAATTAAGACGGTACATTCTCTGCCCGCGGGCTCCACGTCATAGCTAGCAGTCACGGAAGCCGGAACCTGCGGAGACCGAGGCCTCAGCAATATCCGCACCGTCGGCACCCGGACTCGACCTTGTACAGATCAACTTCGTCGATATGGAGtccgacgccgccgccgcagcaagCGTGAGAACATCTACCGCGGTATGCTATCTTGCCGATGTCCGCATCAATGCCAATGACTGATTCGAGGTGCATCTCAGTGCGATTCTTGTCGAATTCGTAAGGTATCTGGAGCGTCTTTTGATCTCCAGGCGAGCTATACCATTAACTTTGTGGTAGATCAAGTGTGATGGTCAGACACCATGCCGCCAGTGCTCGAGTGCGAAAAGAGAATGCCAGCACCTTCGCCGCAGCGAACCACGGGAGAAGCGAGCACGGGTACTGCTGTCGACTCAGTATGAGCAGAAAATTGATCGCATCGAGCAAAATCTGTCCCGCTTGGCCGATGCTGTGGCCACTCATGGACGGTCTGCAGTCGCCACTCCTAGTACAGGAGGGACTCCTGTTACTATCGATCCACCGAGCACCACCACGAAGAGAAATGGGTCGGCGCACGAGATGTCTCGCACAGCCATTACCAAGGGCGCAAGAACACCCGTCGAACCACATTCTGACTTCACTCATCGCTTGCTAGGAAAGGTCTTCCGTAGCGACGCCGGCGACATATCGAAGGACATAATTACGCCAGCCGAAACAGCGCCGTGCGCCGATGAAGAGGCTTGGGAGATTGCTGACGAGTCCACTCCATCGGATGGAAAATACTCGCTTCCTCCTTTCACAACCGTAGCAAGTCTTCTCGGATCGGAACGAGGTAAGCCAAAGCCGCTGTCGTCGATTTGGATGAACTCGATTGTCGCAGAGGATGCATTCACGGGACATTGCGTAGCCGTGTACTATTCCACGGCCTATACGCAGTACCAATTGATCCTCGTTGCCGGAATACTGTCTTGGAAGTTTGCCTATCGAGCTGCCGCCACCGAGGACCACCTAGACCGAGAGGCAATGGAGGAAAGCAGTCAGATGTGTCGCGCTGCGCTGGAGACTGCTTTATCCCGACTGCCGTTGCACATGCTTCCCACTCTCGAGACTTTGCAAGCTCTTCTTGTAGGAGTAAGCAGATGATCCATGGCAACTTCACCTACCCGATACGATCCACTAAATCTACTCCAGGCAACATACGCCATCGAAGCTGCGAAACCATCGCGAGCATGGGAAATGATCTCCAAGGCGACCGAGATAAGCCAGGCTCTAGAGTACCATCAAATGCCTCCACCCGATCGCAGGACTGGAACCACCGAGCACATTACATTCGGAATATTTGCAATGACATATATTCTCGACAAAGGACTCTCGCTCCGCCTTGGAAGATGCTCCAATCTACGAGATCATGATATCTCATCATTTGCTCACCTCAACCAAGGACTGGTGTCCACTCGATCGATCTTTCAGCGATACATGACTCTGTCGATTTCGGTCGCGCGCCTACAAGGAGAGACTTACGATCAGCTCTACAGTGCTTCGGCCGTGGCTCTCCAAGACAAAATGCGTCACTCTCGAGCCCAAGAATTACTTGCCTCGTTGTGGAAGTTGAGAGATGAGATGCGCAGCCTGCGTGTAGGTTCGTCCCTCCGTACTCTGAGTCTTACCATCTGACAACCGTCCAGGAAATCCTGGAGCGAGACGGCGACGCCCTTAATCAGGAAGACTCGGTAATGTTGATGGCGGAAGATGTGACAATCCTTTCCCTGGCTACCCTCATTCTACGCACGGTCAGGCGCTCGCAAGACGCTGTCGAAGCCACGGCGTATCGATGCATCGACGTGGCTCGGGAGGCTCTAGAGGGTCATCGGCGATGCATCACAGCGATTGAGCCACATAATTCCGGGACGCTCGAGCTCTACATCAACTGGTGAGTTCATGCGCCCGCGAGCCAGACCGGACGATGGGTGCTAGGTTCATGTCAGCTAACACGTCCGCTCCAGGTCCCTCCTTTACACCCCTTTCGCACCGGCCATCGTAGTCTTCTGCAATGTACTCGAAACCGGAGATGTGTCGGACCTGGCGAACTTGAAAATATTCGTCGCAAACCTGCGACATCGTTGCGATGCTCATCCTTCACTACAAAGACTGTGCGTGATCTTCGAGCCGCTCCTCGGAATCGCCCAACGCTTTGTCCAACTTCAGACGGATGTCAGCACGAACATTGCCCATATTCACAACATGCAAGGCGAATGGACCGTGCAAGCACGAACGACCAATGGCGATCAGTCCAGTGGCAGCAACCATGTACCACCTCCCGGCGACACATACATGGAAGGCAACATTGGACAGCTCTACGATGCTTCGGGAGACCTCACTGGCGATGACCCCGCGTTCAGCGTCTGGCTTCGGGATTGCCAGCAAACACTTCAAACTCTACAGCAGGATGATCTTTTCCTCACGGGAACGACTCTACTGCAAGACTTTTGACGGGACAACCGAGCTCAAGAGTCCTGCGGCGGCGTCTGGCATGAGATTGGCATCGCCCTGATACGAAAATTCTTTCTATTGCTCCCAAATACAATCCAATATGCACACTGCTAAATATGTACAATGGAAGCCAAGTCGACCAAACCAAAGGGAACTACAATCGAACACATCTCGCCTACACCTCAATGCCCATCTTCTTCAAGATCAGGTGTACCAAATTCAAGATGGAGCCACTGGAAAGGAGCTCCAGGACCTGCAAGTTCACCTCCGTCTCTCGCGCAATGTAATTCCGGATTTCAATTGCGACAAGAGAGTCCAATCCGAGTGCCTTCAGTGTCTGAGACGGCTTGATGGCATCTTCGGGAAGCACCAGCACGTTGGCAATCTTGATTGCCAAGGCCTCGTAAAGCGCTGTCGAGGCCTCCTCCGGAGTCGATGCTGTGCGAATGAGCTTCAGCAATGGGACATTCGCAGCgtcagctccagctccaccaTCCTGCGAGTCCACGATCTCCTTGAGGATTGCGAACTTGGAATCGCTGATCCAGAAGCTCTCTTTGGTGGCATTGCCGAGACCAGTGATGCACTGACCGCCGCAGGACTGTAGCTTGCCAGTCACCGCAGCAGCCAGGAGAGCGAGGACTTGCGACTCGTCGAGGGTTTGTCCTCCGATGTTCTTCAGCACTTCTTCCCGACGAGCATCGCTGCCATCGGCCAGGTAGCCGACATTTGAGATGGCGGCAAGATCGATGGAAGCTCCCGGAAGACCTTGGGATCTTCTCCACTCCATGAAAGAGTCGAGGAAGACGTTGGCTGCTGCGTACGCTGCTTGACCGCGGTTGCCCACGACACCGGCAACGGACGATAGCGCCACGAAGAAGTCCAGCTCTTGTCCTGCAAGCACCTGGTGGAGATTCTGTGCTCCTTGGACCTTGCAGGCAGTCACCTTCCGGAAGCTGTCAATGCTCATCTGCTCGTAGAGCATGTCCTCGAGGACCATGGCGCCATGAACGATACCGCGGATCTGTGGAAGACCATTCAGGTCTTGCTCGACCAACTGCTTCACGGAGACCATGTCGGAAACGTCACATGCCTTGACCACAAGCTTTGTGCCGTGGGGGCTGAGATCGTCTGCCAATGCCTGAACTCGATCGTTCATTGAAGCACTCCGGGAGGTGAGGACGATATTCCGGGCGCCCTTCATCGACATCCAGCGTGCCATGCTTCGGCCTAAGCCGCCGGTGCCACCAATGATGACATAGGTGGCATCGCTGCGTAAAAGGCTGTCGCCGACTTTCCTGGTGGTTGCCTATGCACTGTCAGTATTCTGCCGATTAATGAAGACTGAGAAGGAGACTTACCCGAACTTGGTCGCCTTCGCGAGGAACAACGACTAGCTTTCCAAAGATCCTTCCGCTCTGAAGAGCTCTGAAGGCGGCTTCGGTCTCGGAGATGGGGAAAGTCTTGACGGGAGAGATCGGTGAGATTGTTCCAGAGGCGATCAGCTTGTGAACATCGGAGAGCAATCGCTGCATGAGCTTCGGCTTGTATGCTGCGACCTTGGTAAGATCGACCGAAGAGAAAGTGCAATTGTACTCGAACTTGAGCATGTCCAGACGGCCGTTCTGGGTGATGTCGGCCTTGCCGATTTCGATGAATCTTCCGAATGGAGCGAGGCAATCCCAACTCTCCCGCAGGAGCTCGCCGGCCAGAGAATTCAACACGACGTCCACTCCAGCCTGACCAGTGGCATGGCGCACCATCGGCCCGAAGGAGGCATCGCGGCTGTAGAAAATGTTCTCCTCGGGAATGGAATACTGCTCCATCAGGAATTGCTTCTTGTCCGCACTTCCGACAGTGGCGAGGATCTTGGCTCCGATCGTCTTGGCGAGCATGATGGCAGCTTGACCAACACCTCCAGCAGCGGCGTGGATCAGGATCGTCTCGCCTTCCTCCAAGCGAGCGCAGTCGAAGAGCGCATAGTACGCTGTGGCGAAGATGACCGGAATTGTGGCAGCCTCTTCAAAGCTCACGCTGTCAGCGATGGGGAATGCGCTCGTCGCCAGGCAGCGTGCGTAGGTGGAGTAGGCACCGGTGGTCATGGCCATCACACGTTGACCGACTTGAACATTTGTGACGTTCTTGCCGATCGAGGCAACCACTCCACTGCACTCGACGCCGATGTATGGCTGGCTGACTTGCCCCATGGACACGACGATGTCCTTGAAGTTGACTCCAGTCGCTCGGACCTCGATCTCAATTGCATCGTCTTGCAGCACTTCCACTGGTTCATCCTCCCAGTATAGCGTGTCAAGAGCACCGGCAGACTCGATCTTCATCCGCAGTCTGCGATCAGGCTGTGCAAAATCTTGCTTCTGGAAAACGGCGGTTCCAGTCTGGCTTCGCATGAAGTCATTGAGCTGATCATCGTCGACGATACGCAGAATGCTCAGGTGGCCCCTTGAAGCAGTAAATTCTGCATCTCGCACAGCCTCTTCAGGCGGAGAGAACCATAGACATTGCATCGCCTGCTCGATCGCCATGACCGACCAGGAGCCTTGCAGCTCGCTTGAGTCCACGCCGAGTGTGTAGATCTTCGACATGTTTTCGGCACGGATAGTTCTCGCCAGTCCGACGCTCATGCCCGTCTCGGGCTCGTCTTTGGCGTACACCCAGATGACTTGCGCGCCAGTGAGCAAGACCTGTTTGAGGCTGTCAAAGTCGGCGCTTGAGACGTCCGCGAGCGAGGTACCACTGGCTTGAAGGAGGACCACTCGCTTTCCAGAACAGTCCACGCTGCCCAGGGCATCGATCGGTGCTTCCAGGCCGGAGTTGTAGTGGATTGATTCGGACACGTCACTGCTGAGCTTGTCGCAGTTGCCGAAATGGACAACGGTGATTTCGGATGTCTCAGCGGCATGGTCACCGTTCACTGCAGCACCGTTCACACCATTCGTGCCATTGAGCTGGGTCAGGTGGCCATTCGTGCCGTTGACGTGATGATGGTCTCCATTCGTGCCGTTGCCGTTGGTAAGGGCATGTCCATTCGTGCCGTTGCCGTTGGTAGTGGCATGTCCGTTCGTGCCGTTGGTGCCGTTCAAGAGTGTGAAGCCCGTCGGCGCATCGAGAGGGGAGTCTCTTCGAGCATCCTCGAAAGGCGAGTCCTTTCTACCATATGGCTCGAAAGGCTCGGCAACCATTTTGTAGCAGATCTTCTCGATCGGAGCGGAAGTCGAATCAGCGTTTCCTAGCGGAGTCATGACGAATCCCTTGAATTCAATCACCGGCCGCCCTTGCTCGCCAGGCTTGGTCGCATGCATGTCGAAGGTCGTCGGCTTGGGAGCGGCGAGATCTGGCGTTCCGGAGCACCAGACTTGTAGATGCTCGCCAGTTTGTTTCACAGAGTCCATCTGGATCTTCACCGACTGCACGCTCGTGGGCATGTAAAGGTTCTCGAAGGACCCTTGACCTGCTCCCAAGATCGGCCAGGTCAAGTGGAGAAATATGTCGAGCAGCGATGGATGGATGACAAGCTCAGGCTCGAAAGCCTTGGGCATGAGGTTCTTCGTGTCCTGCACAAATATGTCTCCTCGGGAGTGCTCCGCGCCGGAGAAACAGTTCCGCAGGCCCTGGAATGAGGTTCCGTAACCAGCACCGACACGATCCAGGTCTTCGTATATCAGCTTTTGACATACCTCTTGGGTTGCCCTCGCAGTGATGATTTCTTCACGGCTACCCAAAACCTTGGCTTCGAGCTGTTGGCACGAAGCAAAAGCTTGATGCTCCCGGGCCCGAGAATTGGTCGCTCTCACGAGTCCACGGCAGT contains:
- the PKS3 gene encoding polyketide synthase (predicted involved in secondary metabolite biosynthesis); translation: MADDIAIVGYACRLPGHVSTPDDLWELCTRGRNGWSEIPEERFSSGAFHHPNPLKPGTFNPKGGFFLKDDISKFDAPFFNLTKKEAISLDPQQRLLLECTYEALENAGFPRESYAGRKVGVYVGGNFADYELMNVRDLETAPVFQATGCAPAMQANRISHFFDFRGPSMTIDTACSGSLVALHHAVQSLARGETSEGIVAGCRLNILPDYFVTMSMSQLLNDHGKTFAFDDRADGGFAKGEGAGVLVLKPLKDAIRDKDSIRAVITKTGVNQDGKTIGITNPNGDAQQSLVQQMYSDANIDPAECAFAECHGTGTKVGDPIEARAIHQSLSHLRSPEDPLYIGSVKSNVGHLEGASGVISMIKASLMLEKELLLPNANFRVANPAIPMDDWNMKVLKSTRPWPKGKHYVDVSNYGFGGTNAHAILQMAPRETRRPPQADNSQPADPTVKLFLTSANDQEALKKRMNDLTVYIEQRPEVFEKSLCPNVAYTLGARRSHLRYRLAVPATCLAELSNSMTTNSIRLTRSLDAPKLGFVFTGQGAQWPQMGMGLMREYPIFASAINRADAHLRSLGADFSLSAELLLPKKMSHINNPEISQPACTAVQIGLVELFRSWGVQPSSVVGHSSGEIAAAYTAGAFDADTAMGLAYFRGLMTLKLKAAYPDLEGGMIAIGLGPDGVAPYLEKISKGYATIACINSPTSVTVSGDRTAIAELHEILQAENIFNRQLPIDVAYHSNHMAKIADLYLVSISAARPSTTLTCSFVSSVYGRHLEGSQIEPQYWVDNLISPVRFADAVALMCSDSERPDMLIEFGPHSALKGPILDSMKAQGLTPEDISYSACLIRNEDALTSVLTAAGAVYMRGVTLDTLAINFPHSQAQSCALLTDLPRYPWQHSTSYWHSSRLAQKHIARSGERNDVLGALAAYSNDLEPTWRNIIRLDDIPWLRHHKMQGLPVFPFAGYIAMAIEAAKQESQFQKLEFDGFELHEIVVSAAMVLDDASDTEATITLRPHNEASRGYSKTWKEFRICSWGEGPGWTENCRGLVRATNSRAREHQAFASCQQLEAKVLGSREEIITARATQEVCQKLIYEDLDRVGAGYGTSFQGLRNCFSGAEHSRGDIFVQDTKNLMPKAFEPELVIHPSLLDIFLHLTWPILGAGQGSFENLYMPTSVQSVKIQMDSVKQTGEHLQVWCSGTPDLAAPKPTTFDMHATKPGEQGRPVIEFKGFVMTPLGNADSTSAPIEKICYKMVAEPFEPYDHHHVNGTNGHLTQLNGTNGVNGAAVNGDHAAETSEITVVHFGNCDKLSSDVSESIHYNSGLEAPIDALGSVDCSGKRVVLLQASGTSLADVSSADFDSLKQVLLTGAQVIWVYAKDEPETGMSVGLARTIRAENMSKIYTLGVDSSELQGSWSVMAIEQAMQCLWFSPPEEAVRDAEFTASRGHLSILRIVDDDQLNDFMRSQTGTAVFQKQDFAQPDRRLRMKIESAGALDTLYWEDEPVEVLQDDAIEIEVRATGVNFKDIVVSMGQVSQPYIGVECSGVVASIGKNVTNVQVGQRVMAMTTGAYSTYARCLATSAFPIADSVSFEEAATIPVIFATAYYALFDCARLEEGETILIHAAAGGVGQAAIMLAKTIGAKILATVGSADKKQFLMEQYSIPEENIFYSRDASFGPMVRHATGQAGVDVVLNSLAGELLRESWDCLAPFGRFIEIGKADITQNGRLDMLKFEYNCTFSSVDLTKVAAYKPKLMQRLLSDVHKLIASGTISPISPVKTFPISETEAAFRALQSGRIFGKLVVVPREGDQVRATTRKVGDSLLRSDATYVIIGGTGGLGRSMARWMSMKGARNIVLTSRSASMNDRVQALADDLSPHGTKLVVKACDVSDMVSVKQLVEQDLNGLPQIRGIVHGAMVLEDMLYEQMSIDSFRKVTACKVQGAQNLHQVLAGQELDFFVALSSVAGVVGNRGQAAYAAANVFLDSFMEWRRSQGLPGASIDLAAISNVGYLADGSDARREEVLKNIGGQTLDESQVLALLAAAVTGKLQSCGGQCITGLGNATKESFWISDSKFAILKEIVDSQDGGAGADAANVPLLKLIRTASTPEEASTALYEALAIKIANVLVLPEDAIKPSQTLKALGLDSLVAIEIRNYIARETEVNLQVLELLSSGSILNLVHLILKKMGIEV